A stretch of the Simiduia curdlanivorans genome encodes the following:
- a CDS encoding PA2817 family protein has product MSTSSHLEYHLALLKELTDTASKLHVMDAFVEEQHDIIHDALRNLCEMPADQQFYELGQDTLCKIVAAWPQLTPMIARDLFWFFGGDCLQYMPDHEIANYQRLDEARYEAESQGQHFDFAAAKGQIFGLH; this is encoded by the coding sequence ATGAGCACCAGCAGCCACCTCGAATATCACCTCGCGCTACTGAAGGAGCTAACCGACACAGCATCGAAATTACATGTCATGGATGCATTTGTTGAAGAGCAACACGACATCATTCACGACGCTTTGCGCAACCTTTGCGAGATGCCAGCAGACCAACAATTTTACGAATTAGGCCAAGATACCCTCTGTAAAATTGTCGCCGCCTGGCCTCAATTAACACCGATGATTGCGCGCGACTTGTTTTGGTTCTTCGGCGGCGACTGCCTTCAGTACATGCCAGACCATGAAATCGCAAACTATCAAAGGCTCGACGAAGCGCGATATGAGGCCGAATCACAGGGTCAGCACTTTGATTTTGCCGCCGCGAAAGGTCAAATATTTGGGCTACATTAA
- a CDS encoding ABC transporter ATP-binding protein, with amino-acid sequence MKALQIENLAKTYAGGFQALKGVSLSIEPGDFFALLGPNGAGKSTTIGILSSLVRKTSGSVHIFGIDIDVDFSAAKREIGIVPQEFNFSQFEKVEDIVVNQAGYYGIPKALAKERAKKYLIKLGLWDKREQPSRNLSGGMKRRLMIARALVHEPRLLILDEPTAGVDIELRRSMWDFLKEINAAGTTIILTTHYLEEAESLCRNIAIINHGEIIQKTSVKALLKQLNKEVFVIDTLEPIASLPDIRSYQVAQTDDHTLEVEVEKGQSLNAVFNALESASIQVVSMRNKANRLEEMFVSLIQNSEAGR; translated from the coding sequence ATGAAAGCATTACAGATTGAAAATCTCGCAAAAACCTATGCAGGCGGCTTTCAGGCGCTGAAAGGCGTGAGTTTAAGTATCGAGCCGGGCGACTTCTTTGCGTTGCTAGGGCCTAATGGTGCCGGAAAATCGACCACTATCGGTATTCTTTCGTCATTGGTGCGAAAGACCTCGGGCAGCGTTCACATATTTGGTATTGATATCGATGTGGATTTCTCAGCCGCTAAGCGTGAAATAGGTATTGTTCCGCAAGAGTTTAACTTTAGCCAGTTCGAAAAGGTTGAAGATATTGTTGTCAATCAAGCGGGTTATTACGGTATTCCAAAAGCGCTGGCAAAAGAGCGGGCAAAAAAATATCTAATTAAGTTGGGCCTGTGGGATAAAAGAGAGCAGCCTTCGCGCAACCTTTCGGGTGGTATGAAGCGTCGTTTAATGATTGCTCGAGCGCTTGTACACGAGCCGCGTTTATTGATTCTCGATGAGCCAACGGCGGGCGTGGATATCGAATTGAGGCGGTCGATGTGGGATTTTCTTAAAGAGATTAACGCCGCCGGTACGACCATCATTCTGACGACCCATTACCTTGAAGAAGCTGAAAGTCTTTGTCGTAATATTGCCATTATTAATCATGGTGAAATCATCCAGAAGACCAGTGTTAAGGCGCTTCTGAAGCAGCTAAACAAAGAGGTGTTTGTGATTGATACCTTGGAGCCAATTGCGTCGCTACCTGATATCAGGTCGTATCAAGTGGCCCAGACTGATGATCATACGCTTGAGGTGGAGGTGGAAAAAGGCCAGTCTTTAAACGCGGTATTTAATGCTTTGGAGTCTGCCAGTATTCAGGTGGTGAGTATGCGCAATAAGGCTAATCGACTCGAAGAGATGTTCGTCTCTCTCATACAAAATAGCGAGGCGGGAAGATAA
- a CDS encoding DUF1499 domain-containing protein — protein sequence MNKPWMRWLLWIQVGLLVVLLLSMLANKFALVEFKLAFLTFYKAIQVVILVSALGLVGLIVAWWRKQTASIRPALFTVLLGLAPVLMVLAIVGQGLKVPAIHNITTDLQNPPEFVLAYENRAEGLNSLDAPSDAVRDMQRDYYPQLGSLTLAHTPAQSFELALAACKGLGLEVTHSDQSTGHIEAIEETLFFGFKDDVVIRVMPVEAGSQIDLRSVSRVGRSDLGANAKRIERILAAIKSSAQ from the coding sequence ATGAATAAGCCTTGGATGCGTTGGTTGTTGTGGATACAAGTCGGGTTGTTGGTTGTGCTCTTGCTGAGTATGTTGGCTAACAAATTTGCCTTGGTGGAATTTAAGCTGGCATTTCTCACCTTTTACAAAGCTATTCAAGTGGTCATCCTAGTCAGTGCGCTAGGTCTGGTGGGTTTGATCGTTGCTTGGTGGCGAAAACAAACTGCCTCCATTCGCCCAGCTTTGTTCACCGTTTTGTTGGGGCTGGCGCCGGTACTTATGGTGTTGGCGATAGTAGGGCAGGGGCTCAAGGTACCAGCGATACACAACATCACCACGGATCTACAAAACCCGCCTGAATTTGTTTTGGCCTATGAAAACCGTGCTGAAGGCTTGAACAGTTTGGATGCGCCGAGCGACGCGGTGCGCGACATGCAGCGTGATTATTACCCTCAGCTTGGCAGCCTAACCTTGGCGCATACACCGGCGCAGTCTTTTGAACTGGCATTGGCCGCTTGCAAAGGCCTTGGTCTGGAGGTTACCCATTCAGATCAATCCACGGGCCACATAGAGGCCATAGAAGAAACGCTGTTTTTTGGATTTAAAGATGATGTGGTGATTCGGGTTATGCCCGTGGAGGCTGGCAGTCAAATTGATTTGCGCTCTGTGTCGCGGGTTGGGCGCAGTGATTTGGGTGCGAACGCCAAGCGTATCGAGCGCATTTTAGCGGCCATTAAATCCAGTGCTCAATAG